The Bacteroidota bacterium region CCGCTGCCTGCAGTAGTTTTGGTGGGCGATTGTGATATGGTATTAATCCTCACTTTTTTCGATTTGCCATAATGATAACCGAAACTGCGGGCAATACTTTCGAGCAATGCTTTGGTATCGGCCATCTCACTATAATCGGGGAACACACGTTGGGCTGCTATATAGGTTAGAGCAACTACTGAACCCCAATCGTTAATGGCATCCATCTTCCAAGCAGTTTGTAGTAAACGGTGAAACGACATCGCACTAATATCAAAAGTTTTGTGCATCATATCATAATCCAGCTCGGTATAAGCTTTTCCTTTTCGAATATTAAGCGACATGCCTACGGAGTGTAATATGAAATCAACTTTACCGCCCATTACTTCCATAGATTCTTTGAGCAAGTTCTCCATATCTGCATTTTGGGTAACATCGCAAGCTATCACTTTGCTATTGGTGGCCTCGGCTAGTTGGTTAATAGTGCCAAGCCTCAATGCTATAGGAGCATTGGTAAGTGTGAATATGGCACCGTTGGCATGGCATTGCTCAGCTACCTTCCATGCTATTGAGTTAGGGTCGAGTGCCCCAAATATGATCCCTTTTTTTCCTTCTAAAATTTTCATTTGCTTATTTTTGTTAGAGTAAATTTATATGTGTTTTGGTGGTTATTAATCAGATAACATTTGTATTGTTTACCCTCTTGCAGGTAACTGAAAGTATCCTTGGGCGAGTGGGTTTCATTATTTCCCTTTACCAGATACATACTTTTTGTTGGGTTGTGGTGCAGGATCCTTAATATCTTATAATTTTTAGAGCCACTTATATTTCCATTGCTGTCAATTACAATATTCTTGAAGCTCCCATCTTCATAAGTTACTCGATGTTTGCCAATAAAAAGTTTTTGGGTATTTGAAATATTCGCAAACATTTTTTGTAAATTTTGAATTGAATCGGATATTGTGGTATTTTCCAAAGTGTCTTTTTTAAGTTCAGAAGTCTGTGTGCTAGGTGTATTGGAGTAATTGCAACCTTGAGCAATTATCACAATTATAAGAGCAGCATTGTACCTCATCGAGCTGCAATATTAACCCAAATGTTTGTATTGTTCAATTTCAAATTTGCTACCTTGCCCGATTTGGGTTTATTTTGTAGCTTTGTTACTAGGGCAGAAAGACTTTTAAATATGGCAAGCCAATTCAAATACTTTGGACAAGACGTGGAACGGATGGTAGGTAAAAAGAAAATTCGCTATATCCACATTTGGCTTAGTCGAAACTTTTGGGGCTTGGCTCTGTATAGATTAGAGCGGGGCTTGTTTATTTTGCTTGGCTCACCTTACGAAAAAATCAGGATTTTATTTTCACCTTTGTTTTACCCCATTCAAGCCTATTCAAATATTGATATACACTATAAGGCAGATATCAAAGGAGGGATATCAGTCCTTCACCCGTCAGTGGGCATTGTTGTGTCGGGCATGTCAGTAATTGGGAGAAACCTTACCATGGTGGGTGGCAATATTATTGGTGCCAAAGACCGCTGCAAACCGGGAGATATACAGGTAGGCGACGACTGCATTATGGGGGCTAATGCAGTAATTATCGGCCCTATTAATTTAGGATCCAAAATATATATTGCAGCATCGGCCTGCGTGGTTCATAATTACCCTGACGGAAGCATTACGTTAATGGGAGTTCCTGCAAAACCAGCAAAGTCAAAATTAATATAAAATCAACAACCCTTAAAAGTTACCATATAAAATAATTTTGAATTACAACGAGGCAAAACGAGAGTTTATAAGCACCTGGGGCTCGATGGGGCCATATTGGGGAATCAACAGAACAATGGCACAAATACATGCCCTGCTTTTGATATCGCCCGAAGCACTTACAACCGAAGACGTGATGAAGCAATTAGAAATTAGCAGGGGCAATGCCAATATGAATTTGCGTGATTTGGTTGACTGGAGTTTGGTAATGAAGAAAGTGAAAGCTGGCGACCGTAAAGATTATTTCGAGGCAGAAAAAGAACCTTGGAAAATTGCAAAGTATGTAGCCCGCGAACGTCGCAAGCGGGAGTTATCGCCATTAATCAAATCATTGGAGGTGCTTTCGGAATTTGAGGGCGATGGGCGAGATAAGAACGTAAAGATATTTAAGAAAACAGTAAGTGGCCTGAAAAAAATGGTACTGCAAACAGACAATGCTATTGAGATGTTGATGCATGCCGAGGAATCTTGGTTTTGGAGCCACATGATGGGAATGATAAAGTTTTTTAAAGATTAAAATGAAACTTAAAGGAAGAATAGCCACATTTATATTTAAAACTTACCCTAGCTCCAGTTGGTACTTTCATTTATTGCCTGGTGTAAAAGGTTATGTGCCTGTAGTGCGTTGCAAAATAGCTGATGCTGAGAAATACCCTGAAGAAGCTATAGATGAAGCATTTGATAGCACTTTATCGAAAGAATTGGACTTGGGATATCGCTTATGGAACAAAGGTTATATGCTAACCGATGATGTCTCAAAATGGCCTGAAGATACCGAGAAACCTACTATAACAGATGAGTATCGTTTTTTGAGAAAGTATTATAAAAAAGCATGGGCACTTAATGTATTGTTCAGAAGAATTTTAACACTGCACAATCCATTTGTTGAAATAAGTGCATTTATAAAAACAAGAAATACAAAAAGTGTGGAACTGTTTAAGAACCATAAAGAATATAAAGACTATCATTCATTTCAATCGCCACTAGCAGCTTCGCATCCCCGGGTTAGTATCATAATTCCTACCCTAAACAGATATAAATATTTGAAAGATGTGATATTTGATTTAGAAAAGCAGACTGTTACCCCTCACGAAATTATTATTATTGACCAATCGAAACCATTAGACTTGGATTTTTACAAACAATTTAAAGCCCCAATAAAATTGATAGTGCAAGAAGGCAGGGGGCAATGGTTAGCGAGGAATGAAGCGATTAAGCAAGCAAAAAGTGAATGGTTATTATTTTTCGATGATGATTCGCGGGTTGAACCCAATTGGGTAGAGGAACATATTAAAGGAGTTGATTACTTCAAAGCAGATATTTCGGCTGGGGTAAGTATATCGAAGGTAGGCGATAAAGTACCTCCCAATTATTCCTATTTTCGGTGGGCCGATCAATTTGACTCAGGAAATGCATTGGTTCATAAACGTGTATTTGAAACAGTGGGTTTGTACGATATGCAATATGATAAAATGCGGATGGGCGATGGCGAATTCGGGCTTAGAGCTTATTTACAAGGGTTCAAAAGTATATCACATCCGTATGCCAGTCGGCTACATTTAAAAGTGAGCGAAGGAGGATTAAGGCAAGATGGCCATTGGGATGCTTTCCATTCCCAAAAGTGGCTCGACGCTATTCCAATTCCGAGTGTTACGTTTTTGTACCGCAGTTATTTCAATAAATTAAATATTAAAGTAGGTATGACTACTGGTTTGATTTCAGCGACAATTCCGTTTAATTTAAAAAAGTATCGAAGCTTTTTACCGCTTACTTTTGTACTCTTATTGTTAAAATTGCCATTAACACTGCTAGGGTTTATGAAGTCGTGGAATATATCAAGTAAAATGATGAAAGAAGGCTCCAAAATAGAAAAGATATAATATGTTATTTAAAAACCTATCAAATATTAGGGTCAATTCACTTTTACTAATTCATCTATTATTGGGTGTTTTTTTTTATAATGTTGAATGGGCAATTAATATTTTATATTATGGATTACTTTTGCTTGTAATTTCAAACTTGTTTCTGAAACAAAATAAAAATGGAGTTGCCCATGTTTATATAATATACTTAGTTTCATTAGAAATTAGCCTAAGGATGCTCAATGCCAGTGTGCCTTGGGAAGGTGTAAAGTATATACTCATTTTTATTTTTTTATCAGCACGGCAGTTTCAGTCATATACTAATAAGTCTTCCGTATCAATTTTGCTGTATGTGTTTTTACTTTTACCCTCTATTGCATTAACGCAAATGGAGGATCTTGATTTATTTAGAAAGGAACTTTCTTTTAATTTGTCAGGACCCATAAGTCTGGCGGTTTCTGTAATTTATTTTTCAA contains the following coding sequences:
- a CDS encoding SDR family oxidoreductase, whose protein sequence is MKILEGKKGIIFGALDPNSIAWKVAEQCHANGAIFTLTNAPIALRLGTINQLAEATNSKVIACDVTQNADMENLLKESMEVMGGKVDFILHSVGMSLNIRKGKAYTELDYDMMHKTFDISAMSFHRLLQTAWKMDAINDWGSVVALTYIAAQRVFPDYSEMADTKALLESIARSFGYHYGKSKKVRINTISQSPTKTTAGSGVKGFGSFFDYADAMSPLGNASAEDCANYCVSLFSDYTKMVTMQNLFHDGGFSFTGISNDVIEKMGQ
- a CDS encoding glycosyltransferase family A protein gives rise to the protein MKLKGRIATFIFKTYPSSSWYFHLLPGVKGYVPVVRCKIADAEKYPEEAIDEAFDSTLSKELDLGYRLWNKGYMLTDDVSKWPEDTEKPTITDEYRFLRKYYKKAWALNVLFRRILTLHNPFVEISAFIKTRNTKSVELFKNHKEYKDYHSFQSPLAASHPRVSIIIPTLNRYKYLKDVIFDLEKQTVTPHEIIIIDQSKPLDLDFYKQFKAPIKLIVQEGRGQWLARNEAIKQAKSEWLLFFDDDSRVEPNWVEEHIKGVDYFKADISAGVSISKVGDKVPPNYSYFRWADQFDSGNALVHKRVFETVGLYDMQYDKMRMGDGEFGLRAYLQGFKSISHPYASRLHLKVSEGGLRQDGHWDAFHSQKWLDAIPIPSVTFLYRSYFNKLNIKVGMTTGLISATIPFNLKKYRSFLPLTFVLLLLKLPLTLLGFMKSWNISSKMMKEGSKIEKI
- a CDS encoding transcriptional regulator — its product is MNYNEAKREFISTWGSMGPYWGINRTMAQIHALLLISPEALTTEDVMKQLEISRGNANMNLRDLVDWSLVMKKVKAGDRKDYFEAEKEPWKIAKYVARERRKRELSPLIKSLEVLSEFEGDGRDKNVKIFKKTVSGLKKMVLQTDNAIEMLMHAEESWFWSHMMGMIKFFKD
- a CDS encoding serine acetyltransferase is translated as MFVLFNFKFATLPDLGLFCSFVTRAERLLNMASQFKYFGQDVERMVGKKKIRYIHIWLSRNFWGLALYRLERGLFILLGSPYEKIRILFSPLFYPIQAYSNIDIHYKADIKGGISVLHPSVGIVVSGMSVIGRNLTMVGGNIIGAKDRCKPGDIQVGDDCIMGANAVIIGPINLGSKIYIAASACVVHNYPDGSITLMGVPAKPAKSKLI